A genomic window from Salvia splendens isolate huo1 chromosome 11, SspV2, whole genome shotgun sequence includes:
- the LOC121755821 gene encoding 40S ribosomal protein S3a-like — translation MAVGKNKRISKGKKGGKKKAVDPFAKKEWYDIKAPSVFSNKNVGKTLITRTQGTKIASEGLKHRVIEASLADLQGDEDHAYRKIRLRIEDVQGKNVLTNFWGMDFTTDKLRSLVRKRQSLIEAHIDVKTTDAYTLRMFCIAFTKKRVNQQKVTCYAKGSQVRQIRRKMREIMVNQAQSCSLKELVLKFIPESIGKEIEKATSSIYPLQNVYIRKVKILKAPKFDLGKLMEVHGDYTEDIGAKLDRPADEPVAEPTELVGA, via the exons ATGGCCGTCGG AAAGAACAAGAGGATTTCAAAGGGGAAGAAGGGAGGCAAGAAGAAGGC TGTCGATCCATTTGCAAAGAAGGAGTGGTATGATATCAAAGCTCCTTCAGTTTTCAGCAACAAGAACGTGGGGAAAACCCTTATTACCCGTACTCAGGGCACCAAG ATAGCGTCAGAAGGTCTCAAGCACCGTGTGATTGAGGCGTCCTTGGCTGATCTACAAGGTGATGAGGATCACGCTTACAGAAAGATCCGCTTGAGAATTGAAGATGTTCAGGGAAAGAATGTCCTTACTAACTTCTGG GGTATGGACTTCACCACAGACAAGCTGAGATCACTAGTCAGGAAAAGGCAATCACTGATTGAGGCTCATATTGATGTCAAGACAACTGATGCCTACACTTTGAGAATGTTCTGCATTGCATTCACCAAGAAGCGTGTAAACCAGCAAAAGGTTACATGCTATGCCAAGGGAAGCCAAGTTCGTCAG ATTCGGAGGAAGATGAGGGAGATAATGGTTAACCAAGCACAGTCCTGCAGCCTGAAGGAATTGGTTCTGAAGTTCATTCCTGAGTCAATCGGGAAAGAGATTGAGAAGGCTACTTCAAGCATCTACCCATTGCAGAATGTTTACATCAGGAAGGTTAAAATCTTGAAAGCACCCAAATTTGACCTTGGCAAGTTGATGGAG GTTCATGGAGATTACACCGAAGATATTGGTGCAAAGTTGGACAGGCCAGCGGATGAGCCAGTTGCTGAGCCGACTGAACTTGTTGGTGCCTAG
- the LOC121755159 gene encoding probable calcium-binding protein CML25: protein MGFKSLFKKKKQAIPIETAVAAQTFVMGPSRSSSRVEDELEQVFKKFDANGDGHICAEELGSIMRSLGHPVPEDELRSMIREVDSDGDGFIDLREFIELNTSNVDNDEAQENLRHAFDIFDADKSGAISAEELLNVLRSLGEECTLDDSRKMISGVDIDGSGTIDFEEFKAMMMKGGRFDLSKSD from the coding sequence ATGGGATTCAAATCTCTgttcaagaagaagaagcaggcgATCCCGATCGAAACCGCCGTCGCCGCGCAGACATTTGTGATGGGCCCGTCCCGCTCGTCGTCCCGGGTGGAGGATGAGCTCGAGCAGGTGTTCAAGAAATTCGACGCGAACGGGGACGGGCACATCTGCGCGGAGGAGCTCGGGTCCATCATGCGCAGCCTGGGCCACCCGGTCCCCGAGGACGAGCTCCGCAGCATGATCCGCGAGGTCGACTCGGACGGCGACGGCTTCATCGACCTCCGCGAGTTCATCGAGCTCAACACCAGCAACGTCGACAACGACGAGGCGCAGGAGAACCTCCGCCACGCCTTCGACATATTCGACGCCGACAAGAGCGGCGCCATCTCCGCGGAGGAGCTCCTCAACGTCCTCCGCAGCCTCGGCGAGGAGTGCACGCTTGATGACAGCAGGAAGATGATCAGCGGCGTCGACATCGACGGCAGCGGCACCATTGATTTTGAGGAGTTCAAGGCCATGATGATGAAGGGCGGCCGCTTCGACCTTTCCAAGTCTGATTAA
- the LOC121755820 gene encoding 40S ribosomal protein S3a-like, whose product MAVGKNKRISKGKKGGKKKAIDPFAKKEWYDIKAPSVFSNKNVGKTLITRTQGTKIASEGLKHRVIEASLADLQGDEDHAYRKIRLRIEDVQGKNVLTNFWGMDFTTDKLRSLVRKRQSLIEAHIDVKTTDAYTLRMFCIAFTKKRVNQQKVTCYAKGSQVRQIRRKMREIMVNQAQSCSLKELVLKFIPESIGKEIEKATSSIYPLQNVYIRKVKILKAPKFDLGKLMEVHGDYTEDIGAKLDRPAEEPVAEPTELVGA is encoded by the exons ATGGCCGTCGG AAAGAACAAGAGGATTTCAAAGGGGAAGAAGGGAGGCAAGAAGAAGGC TATCGATCCATTTGCAAAGAAGGAGTGGTATGATATCAAAGCCCCTTCAGTTTTCAGCAACAAGAACGTGGGAAAAACCCTTATTACCCGTACTCAGGGTACAAAG ATAGCGTCAGAAGGTCTCAAGCACCGTGTGATTGAGGCGTCCTTGGCTGATCTACAAGGTGATGAGGATCACGCTTACAGAAAGATCCGCCTCAGAATTGAAGACGTTCAGGGAAAGAATGTCCTTACTAACTTCTGG GGTATGGACTTCACCACGGATAAGTTGAGATCACTTGTCAGGAAAAGGCAATCACTGATTGAGGCTCATATTGATGTCAAGACAACTGATGCCTACACTTTGCGAATGTTCTGCATTGCCTTCACTAAGAAGCGTGTAAACCAGCAAAAGGTTACATGCTATGCCAAGGGAAGCCAAGTTCGTCAG ATTAGGCGGAAGATGAGGGAGATTATGGTTAACCAAGCACAGTCCTGCAGTCTTAAGGAATTGGTCCTGAAGTTCATTCCTGAGTCAATCGGGAAGGAAATTGAGAAGGCTACTTCAAGCATCTACCCATTGCAGAATGTTTACATCAGGAAGGTTAAAATCTTGAAAGCACCCAAATTTGACCTTGGCAAGTTGATGGAG GTTCATGGAGATTACACCGAAGATATTGGTGCAAAGTTGGACAGGCCAGCAGAGGAGCCAGTTGCTGAGCCTACTGAACTTGTTGGTGCCTAG